A segment of the Corylus avellana chromosome ca2, CavTom2PMs-1.0 genome:
atttttttatattcctataatacccctattcttttaacaaataaaataataaaataattgtaaaaaaaaaaaaaacaattttttaaaaataaaaaaaaacaatgggcgaataaatacaaaaaaaaatataatttttggaataaataaataattagtcactgtagttggcttaaattacaaattgtttcatgtcgtatgaaagtaaaatcaaaggttcttgagatattccaagaaaataaaaaatttagtcattggagtcaaattccgttaaaaaattgtttttattcacccttttttttgtatttaaaaaaatgttttttttttttttacaattattttattattttatttgttaaaagaataggggtattataggaatataaaaaaataagtggctttttgatacattttggtagtttaatgggctactttagtacattttgaacattgtggaCTCTATCGCAAACAACTGTTAGTTtgaggtttatatatatatttcccttttttaagccttatttattttggaaTGTTGAAGAATGAAATGATATTAATgcttcttttttataaaaaaaaaaaaaaaaaaaaaaaaaaaaaaaaaaaaaaaaaaaattaagtaggggccttattaaattatatatatttactaaTTATTGCAATTaggtctttatttatttttatttttttttatgtaaattgttttattaggattcATTAATTGGGAGCCTTATTCCTTCTCCTCAAAAAACAGTTTTGAGAGGAGATcgctccctcctcctctctccTTCCCCTTCTACTCCCTACTCCTACCatcttctagattttttttctttttttctatgtttgtaggtgttttCCGACCAAATCAACAACTTCGGCCTGTCTGCTACGCGTTTGTCTACCTTTCATCGTGTTGTGTCGTTCATCTCCTCCCTGGCTACTGTTGCTGCTTactggttgtttgtttgtattttttgttttggtttcttTTCTCTAGATCTACCATCGTGATCGAGgaggaataattaggtgtgatgGGTTATTTCTCACGGCCTGGAGAGTTTCGGTGTGACGGGTTATCCCTCATGGctggtttaaataaattttgttaggaaatttgtCTATCCATGTCTTAAATTTAGTCTGCTAGGAGTAGATCTACTCTTTAATTGTATTTGTACATAAGTTAGCGaaagattgaagtcatagatatcacttgattataagaatatttgtttgtatctatgactttgtaacccaTAAAATGTGGCTATGATTTTGCAGAAATTTATGATTTGTGCTATAAGAGctttttgctttgctttttAAGACCTTTATGCTtatgatctttaatcaatgaaatcctcagatttccattcaaaaaaaaaaaatgggagccttattaaattgggatcgtttttaaattacttaattaCCATGATTAGgggggccttaattaaagaatatagaCCGTAATAagggctttaatttttttttttgtgaaatttttttattaatatttattaattgggggccctaggcggcCCCCAAATCCGCCTAGGGGTTGAGCCGCCCTAAGTTCAGGGGACCAACCGGTCCAACACCAAAAAGTgctggtccttttttttttctttttttttgaaatggttatttttatatattttaaaatttttatttattaataacttcaaggattttttggggagaaaaatgcaaaagtatTTAATTTGGCACGCGATGGTAGTATGTGGAGCCTCGatatcaatttttaaagttaataGGCATAATTGCAAAATGTGTGATAGTTCAAGGAGTTAAGATATATTTtccccaaataaataaataaaaataaaaaaggacaaaacaaCTCaaaggtggtttggccaccttagatttttcttttatttatttaattattatttttttttaaaaaaaaaaaaagtcttttttttactgattaataatttataaaagtaaatTCGTTTTTTCAAAGGTTAAAGTGAGGGTATTTTTGGAAGATTTTGGTCAAATTTGGTTTTTCCTTCCATTCTAATGGTTGACATTCACATAATGACATTTTTGCcacaaaattgtagtttgatatATCCAAGTGTCACTCCTATTAGTTCGTGAGGCTTTTTTGAAAATTGCTAGTAGTTCAAGAGGCTTAAGTTTATTTAACCCTCTAAAATAAATTACACCATTAAAGCACATATCATTTGTGAAGACCAACATTTAATAATTGAAGGTTACGAATGTTTCCTTAAGGCTAATTACGTACACAAGTTTCatatactttatttattaaatcGTGGACTTACGTagttatttctttcatttgtaGAACACTTCAGTGTTTTGCAAATTAGCAAGTTGTTAGGTTGAAGAGCGAGAAATTTATTAGGATGAAAATGTCAAGCGAATGGCTTGCCTTGTGAGGTTTTGCATAGATCGTAATTAATTATTATGCTTTAGTAGTAGTGTCTCTTCGGAGCAATGTGTTTATGTTGGTGATGCATGAAGATGTTTAAGGATGTATTGTTAAATGTCTCATATCATTTATTTTCGTTTTCCGCCATGGTATACTTCGATAATTAGTTCGATGTAGTGGGTTTAactaattaccagttaattagtTTGAAGACAATATGAGTAACACTCCAAgttaagtaaatttaattatttaattttattggcaTTACACATCACAACGTCACCTACCAAATGTCAGAAAGTTAGCAATAAAACTCAAGCTCCTATCATGACTCTATTCCGCTGACATGATGCTGCGTCAAAAAGATCGATAAACCCAAGTGCAAGCTATCACAAgtaataaaattatcattaagaCCGAGGTCGATCTACAATGAATGGTAgagactaaaataaaaattttcttatcgtgcaaagaaaaataaaatgatttgggttttgttttccACTAAGAAGTTGAGCACTGaagtgatttaattaattaaaaaaaaaaaaaaaaaccaaaatcaagtaaaataaagcaagaaaaaatTAGTAGGAAAACACTAGGGCTTCAATGATCcacttaatattttattaagtaTTCTCGAGACATCTTTAACTCAATTAGGTAGAGAATCAATTCTCTTAGTCGAAAGATTTAACAATAAAgcactaattaaaaataaagtagaTTGAGCATGagtttaattgaaaatttgatttcaatgaCAAGTTAAAAGAGATTAAGCATTCATTATAAAttcgaatcataacaaatcaaacgaAAAGTAAGCATTCATACAAACAAGaatgataatgaatcaaaacaACTTGTCAATATGGAatctttctcaaaatttaaatcattcaatatTAATCTATGAAAAACATAATCTCCAGCTGGTCTCACGTACTGCTGACTGAGTTCTGCATTTCCAGCATGGCTTTTGATTTCCTTCTTTGTAACACCCAAGCACTGAAATTTTGAAAGAAGAAGTTTTGTTTCCTCTTTTGCTTCTTTGTATTGATTTTCTGTAACAAAAAGATCTCCTCAGAGCTGGCTTTGATTTCCCACGCGCAGCCAGATATGGCTTCAGACAAGTCCTCCCCTTGTTTTCTTCTCTGCAGTCCTTTTTCTGCAGCTATGTACCCACGCCCTTTTGGCTCCTATGTATTTCTGAATACCGTGGGCTTCATGAGTaaataatgaagaaattcatttttGCAAGAACAATATCCCCTCATCATTCAAATCCAAAATCATGGATTCATGctaaacatatatatttaaacaaactTCAAACATGAGCAGTAACATTACAAATATAGGTGTAAGAACAGCTATGGAACATCTATGCATCTAATACACCTATAATAAAATTAAGATGAAATTAGATGAGCAGAGAATGCAGCTTTTGAACAAAACCATCAATGTAGGTGTTCTCAAGCCCTTTGCTCAGCAAGAAGTCCCTCCATTTAGCATGGTTGGCTCTCACCTCTTTCCCCACATTACTATTTTCATCCATGACAGCCCTCACTGCCTTGCACACGCCCTCCCTTGTAAACACCCCGTCTTCTTCACATTTCTCAACCTCAACCCCTACTTTCAGATCTCCACCCATTAGTCTTGCATTGATAATTTGATCCCCAGCGTGTGGCAGCAGCACCAATTGGCACTCAGTCACCATCGCTTCAGACAAAGAACCTGAGCCACAGTGTGTTACAAAGCACCCCACAGAAGGGTGCCTCAGAATCAACTGCTGCTGAATCCAATCCCCATGAACAACCCCTCTTCCCTTCACCCTCTGTTCAAACCCTTCTGGCAATGCAGATTCTATTGTTTCTACACCCATTGGTGGTTTCAGAGCAGTGAGAAAAGGCATGCCTGTTAGCTCAAAACCCAGAACCAGTTCTTGAAACTGATCCTTTTTTAGAATGCATTCGCTTCCAAATGCACAAAATATCACAGTTTTTTCCTTGAAACTATCCAGCCACTTTGCCCATTTCTCATCTAATGCTGAAGTTGGTGGCTCTGGCACTACTGGCCCTGCAAGAATCACAGGCTTTCTAAATTGTCTTTCAACATAGTCACAGTAAGGTCCTTCCATCTCCCTACAAGCTTTGAAACTAATGGCGTCAGAATCTTTTATAGAGATCTCTTGACGTTCCATGAATGATATGCCTCTGCCATACTCTTGCACCGTTACAGAGGTTAGTTGTTTGGTTTCATGGGCACCTAGCTTGATCAATGAAGGTGGGAAACTCGGCGGAGGCGCCTTAAGATCGGCCGGCGTCAATGTTTTCTCGTTGAGTTTTC
Coding sequences within it:
- the LOC132172292 gene encoding cyanidin 3-O-galactoside 2''-O-xylosyltransferase FGGT1-like; translated protein: MSDKTFHIVMYPWFAMGHLTSFLHISNKLAERGHRVSFFLPTKTQPKLEPFNLHKNLISFFPITLPHVDGFPPGAETTADVPFPLHPLLMTAMDLTEPAIEASLSELEPDFVFYDFTHWIPALAGRLGIKSIHYCTISPAAIGYLLSPERKLNEKTLTPADLKAPPPSFPPSLIKLGAHETKQLTSVTVQEYGRGISFMERQEISIKDSDAISFKACREMEGPYCDYVERQFRKPVILAGPVVPEPPTSALDEKWAKWLDSFKEKTVIFCAFGSECILKKDQFQELVLGFELTGMPFLTALKPPMGVETIESALPEGFEQRVKGRGVVHGDWIQQQLILRHPSVGCFVTHCGSGSLSEAMVTECQLVLLPHAGDQIINARLMGGDLKVGVEVEKCEEDGVFTREGVCKAVRAVMDENSNVGKEVRANHAKWRDFLLSKGLENTYIDGFVQKLHSLLI